The genomic window CCAAATCAGTTTCTTTATCAGGTTGGAGATAGGAGGGGACACCATCAGCTTCAGTTTCATTTCCCATGTCTAATTCCAATGCATCAAGTTCTGTTTTAACCCaaaggaaaaaaggaaaaagaaaaaagagaaagattaTCAGAGATAGTTAACAATAAAAACGAGAATTGAGTCCTTAAAACATAACAGAAGTGCAGGTTCACTTAGGGAGTTGTATATTGTAACTGCAAAATCTCATAACATAAACAAGACAACCAATTCCGAATAAACAGCTGCAGAACCTCACCATTCTACCCAACCATACAGCCCCATTACACAGGAGCTTTGGCCATCTTTCCATCATTTATATCAAAAGCTTAAAGCAGTACATTAACTTACCACCCATAAGTTCATCCTCGTCAATGTCGTCAGGCACATTATAGCTTCTACCCAAAGTCTCTTGGATTTCATTACTAACATCCATCAGGTCCATCATCTCATCTTGCAAGTTCTACACATAACATGGATAACAAATTAAGACCTGAGATTCTCACTATTAATTAAATAGAATTTATAAGAAGCAGAAAGAGAATGCAGACATCAATGTCTTGTATCTTCACAGTTTTCATCATCCCCTTCAACTCCTTGTTGGCAGACTTCAAAGCTGACATCTGAAACGTAAAAGATAACGGGGGAGAAAAAAAAGAAGTCATAAACACCTggttttgaattctatcttgacaAAATATTCTTTGGAAGTCATATGATTtctgaattttgaaaacttaATACAAACAAGAACAAAAGTACAATGCACAATTAATAACAATTCTAGGAAGAGACCCCCACTCCAATGACACATACTATTCATCCACTACCTCTGATGAGGTAGGCAGCAGGTTCCAAACAGGGTACAGATAAAGCTCCGCCTCGAACCATTCCCCTTAAAGCGCTAACAAGACAAATGAATGTTTTATAGTGAATATGATTGATTACCCCAGTCAAACTATATTCATATAGCATAAAATTGGAAGAAATTTTTCAAGTTGTTATAGCCATCCAAATAATTTGtcctttaaattaaaaaatagaccCTTTGGATTAATCTAAAAACAAAATGACATCCCAGTAGGTCACAAGGCTCCCACCATTGTAGGGTTTAGAAAGGGTTAGACAAATACAGCCCTACCCCACCATGGAGAGTGTTTTACTCACTAAAACCTGTAACTACTAGGTCACATGGAAGCCCCTTACCAAACGCAACcaatctttccttctttctttttcttttttcttttttttttggaatttttttgaaaacataatGCAGCCTGTCTTATCAACTGCTTTCAGAGAGAGGCATGCCATAATGATTCAATTTAGACAGAAGAAACTTTTGAGTTTTGATGATATGATGAATTAAAACATTCACATAGgccataataataataacctgTAAATATAGTGAAAAAAAGAGCACAACAGAAAGTTTCAAAGAATACTCTAAGCTATTTGATATTTGGGTGCATACAGTTTGTTGAGCATCTTTAATGCCCTCGGCAGCAAATTGAACTTGATCAAGATTGAATGTCTGATTATACAGCATGTCCCGTTGACCTTCATACCTGACAAGAGCGTAGTGTAATACTATATGAGTACACGATGAATCATTCACATTGCAAACTTTTGGGGGGATTTTAATTCTTCAATTGAAAATCATTCCAACCTTAATGAGAATATTGCAACCTTATTCCTACACTTGACCTACTACTTTAGCATAACCAAGTAGCTACCACATTAAACACACTAAGAAAACAATAATGAAGAACTTACATTCGCTTTTGCTTAAGAACTCTCATAGCTCTAGCTTTAACAGCTTCCTGGGCAGGACCAGGtcttgttttcttgatctgctCCTTATATCTACTAAGTTCCGCATCAAGTTTCTTAATTTTTTCATCCACTGAATCTCCACGTTTAGTAATCTAGAACATCCAAATATATATAATACTTATAGTTATACTTCAACAAGAACAACATCAACAGATGACCATAATTTGAGTCAAATATGAATGTGTTTGGACCCCCAAAACCTATAGTTAAAGCCTTTGATCTCCAAATTCTAGGGTTTGGAGCCAAAACCTTAGTTTCAAAATTAAACGTGGCAGCTAAAAAGATTTAAACAGATCTGCGGCAGTATCAAAACTATAGAGAAGATAGATCAGATGCAGCACTCGAATTGAACCAACGAAagcgaaaatttaaaaaattagaaagaaaaaattgAACAGACCCTTTCATTGGCATCTTCAATAGAAGGAGGGGGGTCTTTGTTCTTCTTGACACCGAAGACTCTCTTCattctctattctttcttctttctcggTTTGAATGGAAGTTGAGGGAGATGAAGATGAGAAAGCGCGGTGGAgagttgatttttattttattttattttttcgctTTGAGTTTTGCGAAAAACGGAAAGAATTAGGATTGCGACGCTTTTGTTTAATTTTGATTTCTTCTAGCTTTGGATTTGGGTAGAAGTTTCCATGAATTGTTCTCATATATAAAGTCTACGcgttttgctttttttttttttataaaaaaaaaatccccATCAACGTTAAGGAAACCAAATTTGTTTCAGCGGTCAGATTTAGTTTTTAATCTTTTTGATATCAAAAATTTAGAGAAAATTAGATTCACCTAGGAGATAAAATACATGAAATTCTTTTATATACAGACGGTTATGCTCAAACAAAAAAACAAGATTTATATTTTACACATTATTTTTAGAAGACAAATCTTAGTGTACTGGTCAAAATGAACTTGAAGCTGAGACTGAGattttacaataattttttttgcgATG from Arachis ipaensis cultivar K30076 chromosome B09, Araip1.1, whole genome shotgun sequence includes these protein-coding regions:
- the LOC107618607 gene encoding charged multivesicular body protein 5, yielding MKRVFGVKKNKDPPPSIEDANERITKRGDSVDEKIKKLDAELSRYKEQIKKTRPGPAQEAVKARAMRVLKQKRMYEGQRDMLYNQTFNLDQVQFAAEGIKDAQQTMSALKSANKELKGMMKTVKIQDIDNLQDEMMDLMDVSNEIQETLGRSYNVPDDIDEDELMGELDALELDMGNETEADGVPSYLQPDKETDLEAELNLPPAPTGQTTVPAGRSNPQNEDELGLPAVPRASLRG